From the genome of Ostrinia nubilalis chromosome 1, ilOstNubi1.1, whole genome shotgun sequence:
AAATTAATCGTAAAGGTTAATTATTaacgtggaaatatttaaaataaataatatcaatgtGGTTAAATAACTTTATAGCAAAGAATTTATGTTCCGGATTATATTCGTGTGGTTTTATAACGAAAACgataatacaaatattatatgAGTATTATGTTGTAAGAATTTTAATGATTCATATAATCTATTACCTATGCTTTAGATAATAAAACGcactttgattttatttgattgcgtggtaatgtaataaatattggCATTATTGTTATGCCACAAAATGTTACATGCTTGTATTTGATAACAGTCATAATAACGCGTTAGCTCATATTACGAATACCAATGTCAGTATagagggtgtaatttttaacagattttagttggttcgattcccgggtgtggcaagcaaatttttggaaatctttgaaagcagttctgtttcttttcaaaaataaaggaatgttttctttgagattttttttctatctacaatattaagagtattactttccctccaggtggcattacaaaattccaccctgtatacagacGGACAGCACGTTAAGCTATACACTGTTGCATCGTATGTAGCTGTAATAGAGGTCATTTTTCCCCtagtatttataatttaatgtgATACCctgtgttttatttgttttgattcaaaataataatatttaattacataAAGTATCGTAACAACAAGTCCAACAATATTCAATTGTTTGTTCCAATTAAGTTGGTAAATAACGGCGTAGATCAATGCTTCAAACGAAAGTAGCGCAGCGCAAACCCAACTCTACAAATCTAGAATTGACTGCTGTCATTCTGCTTAGtcttctttttagggttccgtagccaaatggcaaaaaacggaacccttatagattcgtcatgtctgtctgtccgtccgtccgtccgtctgtccgtccgtatgtcacagccatttttttccgaaactataagagctatactgttgaaacttggtaagtagatgtattctgtgaaccgcattaagattttgatgcaaaaataaaaaaataataataaatattgggggctccccatacttagaaatgaaattcaaaaaattttttttcatcaaacacatacgtgtggggtatctatggattgGTCTTCAAAAATggtatcgaggtttctaaaacattttttttctaaaccaaagtttgcgtgacagacgcttccaaagtggaaaaaagttggtcccccccccctctaactactaaaataagaaaatgaaaaatctaaaaaaaaacatatgatgtatattactataaaaactaccaacgaaaattgttttgaacgagatctagtaagtagtttttttttaatacctcgtaaatcgtaaaccgcttattaccgcgtaatctttcatactaatagcttaaataaaaaataataattttaatttcataaatcaatggtacggaaccctcggtgcgcgagtccgactcgcacttggccggtttttttttaattgcaagtctttattttttttagtcgcaaaagtattcttatttatttatttagtcttGGGTGttgaatacataattataattctTATGGGTTAAATTAGCAAGAGGCAGAAGCGGCCAGCAAATTGCTGGCAATAATCAAAATGTGACCAGGACTTAACAATTCAGCCGTTCAGCAGTATTGTGTCTCATTTTGTGGTCAAAAATATTAGATAGTTAACTTCAAAAGATTGTATTTCGGTAATTGCTAGAAAACGCTTCATGGACAATTTGTGAACTCCTTCAAGATACTTCATTATGATAATTTGTGACTTCAAACTCTGCTCACCTTCCGCCCATTAGCCACTAACTTTGTTATTGACTTGTTCCCAAGCGTTTCTTTTGACtcagtatttatttttcatcaaGCGGTCCAAATATTTGGTAAGTTCGATTTGCGGCTTTTGGAGTGGTTTACATAAAGACAAAAGAACAAATAAATCAatagataaatcatttattgtgtCAGTTATGGGTAATGACCCAGTATCAATACCAGTTTAATCGGTAAATTAAAGTCCTATTTGATGTTTACGATATCACAATCAATACAATGTTTGTAGTTTTTAGGTAAATACTGACTGGCGCATCAAAGGAGGAACAATTATCGACTATACAACATGAAACAATGGATTTATAATTAAACTACAATCACCCTTGCTGTCACCATATACGGTCAAGGGTCAAATTGAtggtattcatcatcatttcagccacaggacgtccactgccgatcataggccttccccaattgATGGTATTAATGTtccaggaaatgtatgaaatccgtcattgtatacaattcctaggatttgtgtataagtcctaaaatcacccggaaatgtgtgatgtaaattacagtagaacgccgattatccgaacgccgattaaccgaatcgccaattatccgaatcggtcctaagcgtaatataaaaaattaaaacctagTAATTTTTGTTAGTTTTAATGTAACAAGTTGAAACTCACAGGAGTTTAGATATTTTTCAACTGGGCGTTGTTGTAGAACTCTAAACTCAGTTAATAAAGTTTATTCTATGTGTGACAGTTCGTTTTTTACacgttttttctttattaccagtctatgtccgattatccgaattttcgattatccgaatcgaccccggtcccaattaattcggataatcggcgttctactgtataatattagacacatttcctaggaaatttacacatttcctaaacagcaatcggaaatgtaattaagacttcttttttttttccgaaacttaaatggcgCTCCCGCGCCGCGGCCGCTGTGTATGTGacaaggtcgcaagtctaacctaacctaaccgagactttattatccagctacaggagtactaaaaccttcatgtcaataatagtttaataaaagatatgttaaaattagggttttccaatacttcagcgtaatatgcgtgatgccgaaagaaaggtatgccaataggcaaatatttttttcagtcaaagtataatagtgcgaaaacaactttcaggctaaacaataatagttgtgagttaaaagtacctatcggtCAATGTggtttgtctaaataaaattttaggcgtacTGAGGGGCACTAAATCACAGGACCGCgcttgtgccgcttagttttatacatttcctaatacaatattggaattctataaaattcctaggaaaagtatacatgtcctaggatatgtgcgtattaaaaaatctctgaagcaatattttatacatttcctaaatagcttcggaattgtatatgtcgtagaatattgattgtcatgtaattacttagtaatcattttaataaaaccaaataataataataacattaattttaaatgtaataaattataatttgatttattgtaaatgtctagttttgttataaaatagtttgcagtaagtaaaaggagttgtattgaccgtaccgagacaggtcgggcgctacctgctagccggtttgggtggggatggctgtataaaagaacgagcacgaccgtagtcgtggcattctggccttacccgccgctcggtattgttgtctcggtcctgtgtgtgagactgctcgaatattattattgttattattgtattcttaccgaaatacaacaatctatagtgtaaaaactatacatcgttttatttaacttcctggtgaaacataatgtcctgccccttctgaccgttctccgacatatacatttcctaggaatagtatacaattcctagaattcatacatttcctgtaacattaACATAGTATATTATGGTAATGCTTCAAACATGTTCTAAAGTTTATGGATTCTTAAGTTACTTCTCTTCGAAATTTGAAGCTTTTAGCATTCTCAACAATGATTTAACTAGAGCAGTTAATAATGACTCTAGGGTTCTAAATGGGTTTTCATGTAACTGAAAATCATttgatacctacttaaattgaaacttactttattgttttacttttactgATGACGTCTCGGCGAAGAACGATAATTttgtaggtaattaaaattGCAACAATgcaataatttaaaaacgttTGAGTGATTGAAACAGTGATTTCATGGACAGGGTACACCAACCAAGCAGTGGTATTTAGCAGATCTagaaattacttaatttttattttattatttttaacgtaacAAGACTAAATGCGTATTAAAATTCACACACAAATTCTAACTATGTTATTaaaatacagtcagcgtcaaatagtgacaccgaaagtggccaaaaagatgACAACACAACGTggtgcgaactttttggctactttgggtgttacgaactattacgcccgtattcacaaacattactatgaggtctcacagtgcgcgtggacgcacagggtgacacacgaatcacagagctctatttaacgctgtgcgttcgatttggtgGTTCACTTAAagcttcgtttgtgaatacgggcgttagtgtcaAAGTGCAGTTTCAAAACAACACCATAAAGACGTTTTTATGTCCGAGACGCAATGCATTAACTGCACCGCTCGCACTTCGTTTGACCCCTTATCTCGGGCGGCCATTCTTTCAACGTGAATGGGCGCTTCCACCGAACTGGGCCAATTAACACCGGTCCATAGTCGGTTACTTTAATTACCTTAACCATTAAGGTTACACGTAGACATTTTAGTGCTTGTGCCCTTTGCCACAACAACACGGCTTCGTATTTCGTATTGCCTATTCACGGCGATTTGAACCTTTAGATAGGTAGGTGGAAAATACGGAAAACTTTCCTAGTCTCTGCCCCCGCGTATCTTTTTTGTCACAAATTGCTAACTGTGTTTAGTCTGAAACTGTCGCGGAAATTATAACATCATCATCTTAGCTTTTATCGTCGACCACATTAATTTGTACACAAAGCGAACAAAATTAACTTAGAACTTTCGTTCTCAATTTGCGTTGGCTTTCCCGATATTTGTGGTTtcacttttttactttttgcaaAATCTACATCATTCCTTCCATACATTAGACAAGTTGGCTTAGACCTTGTATAACTGGCAAGTCTTTCTAATTGTAAACTTCAGTGTGCATGACACTGGCCAATCCGGACAAATTCCCACATACATTAATTCATTCTCAGCATAGGATAATAGGCATATCTCGAGTAAGCACCATGGCGTCTTCTCTCCGCTCGTATTCCTCTGACGAGGTCTCAGCAAAAAGTTTGCTACCGTTTCACTATGAATTTAAAACTCGAGAATTGTTCCAAAACATTGGATTCTCTCTCGGAAGATTTGGCGAAACTTCCCCAAAATTTTTGGGTGAGACACGCCCGATTAATTCTTAAACCTCCGATAGGGTTTGCTGACCCAGAAATTAGGCGATTTACGCAAATTAATTGGACCAAAAGGGTCAAACTCTGTCTCTGCGCGTGACTCCAAAGGAAATGCCAGCTTTtagaataatttattgattatATTATCCGTTTTGAATAATCCAAAACTAGTTATACTTGTTCCAaaatgatatttaataaaataaaatcaattaattagtcttttactttattttaattttcttcttcttcttttcgtgtcgacaacaaacctacacagtgtcagcccaaaactccgccacaagagtggcattgtcagtagcactcatcaaattctcctgagtgcagttgcattttaattttaatatttgacgatttgtaaacacaatttttaatcatctatcatcatcatcatcatcatttcagatcagccataggacgtccgctgctgaacataggcctcccctaatgctttccacgttgatcgattggtagcagcctgcatccagcgcttccctgctacctttacgatacctgtaccggaaaacgcagcgtgggacgtccacctacaaggtggactgacgacatcgtaataatctatgcaaataaaggaattttgacttttttATCAAAGCAGTGTTCTTCGAAGCACAAAATTAAGCGACTCtacttcaataaaataaaatcaattacgatttattttaattgtttccaAAATGTCTTGTAAGGGAAATAAAGATACAAAAGTCGTTACTTTCAGAAATAACAGTGCCGTTTCTGGTATTACATTCACAATATATTAATTAGTAGGAACTACCTGCGTTTGTATCTTTTGAAGATCCAAATAATTGAAACTGAGAATTTATTGCAGTGTTTTttgaactaaaaaaaaataatagttcgCGTTACAAAACTCACAATGTAGTTTTAATATGAATTGAATGCcaaatatgattattattttactgattcTTTCAATTGATTAACTGCTAGGAAACCAGACACTACAAAAATCTAACATTCTAGGTCACCATTCAATCCCTATAaggatagcaggaaggcgttgggatgcaggccgctaccaaccggtcattaagGACATCAttgaaggcctatgttcagcagtggacgtcctgtgactaaaatgatgatgatgattcaatcCCTATGCCTACCCATTTAACAGTTTATAATATTGCCTATCAATGGACTTTCTACAGATCAACACAACAAACCTAGGTCTTATGTATGACACGTCCTAAATGTTCGCCAACTCAATTAAATGTTTGAAatacaaagaaaacaaaaatcttaattttgtAGTTATGTTATTGAAAATGAAAACTAATTAGTTTTTGTGCCTTAGAACTATATTTAGTAATTTTGTATTCAGTAGGTGGTGccaaattattgtaattttagtgACCTTGTGTCAttgattatttaaaatgttattgtatttTCATATCAAAACATAACTTATTTTGGTTCCAATTTGTTACTTGACCAATGATCCGTTTTATTACCCATCTCATTGTAATACAATATGAGTAGTCATATGACATGATACGATTTCAATAAACATAACctattacttaattattttcaacTTGTTTTGCAGTAATAATTATATGTTCATTTGGCTACTTAAGTATGTATGACGAGTACCTCTTAAACAAATTCATATAATAACAATGattgtttagaaaataaataaacattattaagtgaataaaaatataacatccAATCTACGCTAATGTCACTAATATGAAAgtgattaaattaaatattagtaaTTACACATATCAATTTACCTTGAAGTAAGCAATAAATACTTCACTTATTTATTCTAAATGGATTAAAGTTGATGTAAATTTTAAGTTACAGCCTGACCAATATGatgaattttgataaaaaaaaactaagcctgagttgcactacctgactttgaccgtaactttaacgataaccggtgttttttgtatggagtttgacagatttttggcgtttgtcaacgtaaaagtaagatggtacaacccaacTTAACTCTATATCAGACTAGGACAAGTACAAGAACCATATTTTgtcacaaaaatacattttaaaacatATCAAAGCAGTGTTCTTCTAAGCGACTCTACAatgtgaaacaaaaaaatacacaatagaGCCGGGTCGCTGGTCCCTTTTGGGGTACTTATAAGTACCTACCGCAGAGTGGGAAGGAACAAGGCccgttacaataataaaatgatgatcaagacccttaatttttttagtcAGTCGCATAGCTTGAGTTGAAATGCAGTGAAATCGTTATTGAACTTTTTATTTGTTAGTTCGTAAAAAGATTCGGGCTATGTAATGAAACATGACGGTACAGGAAGATGGTTGAGAAGAATTAGGTTTATttaccaaattaaaaaaaatagccaaaaataattttcattgtgCACAACTAACTTGACTATAtccattaattaaaatttctcaTTGAgtgaatttttgaaagccatAGCAGTTAATCAAAACAGATACCTACAAGAGCCTTTACAAGTACTTACGTCTAATTAACTACACAATCATGTTCATAAATAGAGCTATTCATAAGCCTAATTAGTAAACTTTAAGCGCTACGACATAACGACACGAATAATGCCGCTGCATTCTATTTGCATAAAACTAAAGCATAAAGCTTGTAAATTACGAATTGTTGAAGTAAAAACTGAACCAGGCATCGCAATTGCATGCTGGTTTTTACTGCGTTTTTTCTCCGAACGAAATTCACCGCTCGACTCTACATTTCTAGCTTGAAATTCGTTTAAACGACATCATATGACAAACTATTTGACAGTGAACTGACCGCGACACAGACGATCGTGAAACCAAGTAACTCTCACGTTTTTATCGGTAAATTTAACATAATTTGTAGGGATATTGTTACGTAAAATAATGTGTTGTTACTAACTGAAATCACGGTTTAACCCATTTTATAAAACCACGCACGTCGGACACATCAAAAACCATCCCTGGGtctcaaaaattcaaaactctGTAACGTACTTTGTTGTTTTTTACTCAtagttaaataaagtttttgagTCTCTCTACCAATTTTTAGATCTGGTTTAAAATGtttatctttattaatttttcttcCAAAGCTCTCGTTTTTTCGTTCATGAATTCTGAGTTCTCAAAAGACTGCTACTGGTTCTAAATGATACCCATCAAACAAAactgaataagaataagaaatttatttataatgttcattaaatgtcaaattttcaaataCTATTTACAAATACTAGTTGAATAGAAGAGTCGATCCTTTGTCACATCAAGCAACAAGCAGGTAAGCTCTTTGCAAATTCACTGCTAGCGTCAATTGGTAACTTGTTAGTGAACGCAACTGCAGTAATAACTGTTCCTAGTCGTTCATAGCTCTTTTCATCTAAAAAAAGGGGTTCACGTAAAACCTACTCGTACGACAGGCAGCATAAAGCACGAAAATCAGTCAACTGTGCATTAGTCTGACTAGTGAATCAGAAAGGCAATGCCGCACTCCATGATAAATTACCTCAGGTGTGTTGTGCGTGTTTTAGCCACATATTGATTATTTATGTTTGATTCTGAAGTAAAAGGGAACATTTGGAAAAACAATACGTGGATATCTTGACGATTCTGTTTGCGCCGGTTTTTAGAGATAGCTAGACTTTTGAGAAACCAATGTAGCTTTGTGTTACTATTATGGACGGATGGAGTCGATCATTAATTTCGAACTCCCTCTgtttttctaattaatttcgtggtggtccaatgacagtttcacTTTCCCCCGAAACAAGCagcctttactggttgggtttttattggcgatcaagctgtagttcctggctacacaggagtatgtaattgcagcagtgggaacgacaGCACACGACAGAACAGCAGATAGGGAATATTCCTGTATTACTAAGTGTAAAATATACTGTGACAGTACATttctgggacaaacttggccttcattgATTGGGTTTTATGGAGGCcatgctgtagatcctggctacttaGCAGAATATTTAATTATTCTAATACAATTACTGGCCTAGTAGAGTTATTGTAATTAGTGTGTTGATGTGTTCCATGTGGACATATTAAATAAGAGGATCAAATTTATATAATATTACTAAAAggatttatatttaatttgcgTAATAGTGACGATTCagtttatttaatacaaaaattGTAGAGTGGATGTTATTCTACAAATATAACAAATGAATTGCAAAAATGACATTTTATATAACATTACCCCTTCAAATAGCTTTAAAGGAAGAtttcacaggtggtcacattatCTGGGATATTTTTGACCTCGTTTTGTTACTCCATGTTGTTACAAAAACGAGTTTACGGTCTCTACTGACCGAGAAATGGGAGGCGGCCTGTTGGATTCAATATCCATTGCCATCATGGTCACTTCATTTTATTCAGAATGTTCTATTTAAATTGAGGGGTCTTCAAACGTTCCACTTAACAGGGTTCCTGGAAAAAATTAACGATGTTAAAATGTGAAATGACATTGATCTACAATCTCACTAATTGCTCCGTTGCTTTTCTAAAGGTTACTTCGACAGTTAAGTATATTATggattttattaatgttattttttatttaataagggAGAAAGAAAATTTCCAACAGTATCTTCGTGAAGGCTAGTTAAGTCTGATTCAATAtctagtgttttattttatctttcctTTCTTCCTTTCTTTTAGTCTCAAATCAAATggaatcaaatttctttatttgcgtaattccaggtacataagtgTTCTTACATAGATTTGGTAGGTTTCACTGAAATTTGCTCGAAGTAGGAAGCATTATTATCTGATAGTGATTAATGCTGTTATTTAGATGATTTTGTTACTTGGTCTCAAGGCTCCTTGTACTCGAGACTCATTCAAGTTGACTAAATAGCCTTATCGATGTGTATGTACGCAATTTACTTCGTGTAGACGACGGCGCATATTAAGTCAACGTGTTCTCATTTTAGTAACGAGCTTAGGATAACTAAAGGTAGCTTGACGTCGAAGTCGATAATGTAAGAAAAAGCAGATGTGTTGGTTTGGTTATTTAGGGCtttattttacgttttaatGTTTTAAGGTCCAGTCCAGGGTTTCTTCACAATTTGTCGTCACCTATTTGTCTTTTTCGAGTGTTTCAATATGGTTATGGTATACCTACCTAGGTGTTTTGATACTTAGACAACGTAATGGGGTGCATggttaataataaactttgtaGGCCTAGTCAGTGGGTGCGTTTATAGCCTCGAACGCGGTGCAACCAGCTTTCTCCCAAAACGTGGGCGAAGCCGGGCTGCCAGTGAGTAAACACGTAAACTCCACGCACACTCCTCCGATAGTATGCGATACGGAAACAAAAATAACGCGACACCAATCGATGGGAAGGAGACACGATAACGTTTGTTTACCTGGCGATTGCCCACTGCACGTTCAAGGTAACGATGAATATTTAACGTTACGACAGCGATAACTTCACCTCGCATCTTATAACAGACAGCACTAATAGGTAACTGCATACGACTACTCCAAATTACTCATTGTTGACATTGAAAGTTACGCAAGCCGTGCATGTCTGCAACTTTTGTCTCGGCCAATAGGCGATGTTCGCCGTGCACCTACACCGTCCCCGTACAATCCCGTCTTCCTACACAACAAAAAGCCGGGTGAAGCCGCATTTAAGACGGGTCCCCCTTACCTCTTGCGCTCGTACATATCCTGCGAGGACTACACAAGACAGCCATAAGTATATCCTCAAATGCATCACAACAAGTGAGTGGGCCCCGTCGCTCCGGCAGTACGACACAATAGCACAAATAACACAGCACAAAACAGATTGCTGTTATGTTATTACACTAGCACCATACACACGGGCACAACAACTCGCGAAACGACATGCGGCGTCGGTTTGCGATTGTAGTAAACTGAGAGGTCGCTTGGAGCTGCGTTCAGAGCGATGAGGGCGCGCGCCCCGCGGTAGGGAGCGGCTCGCGGCTGACTTCACTCCGCGGCCGCTCGTCGGCGCTCGGTCGTTCGCCCGATGGCCGATGGCTTAGTCGATTCAGCTCTACTTCGTGTCACGCACACCGATTTATTACTGCTCAGTCGAAAAGTAATAGCACCGTTCCCCAAGCATAGTACTTCGATCGACCGCGGCGGCCCAACGAACTTGTTTCTAAATTTGGCCCCACGCCGGACAGAAATATTATTGGCTAGGGCGACGACCGCCTCTGGTGCTCCATTGAAAATGCGTCAAAACAAACAAGGCATGAGATAGCCATCACAATGTCTTATAGCTACTGCAATACTTACCTAATTACCGATGTATGACTCATGGTCCGTTTACATTCCTTTCTATCTGAAGTTGATGGTCTCCTGAATCCAGTGACTGCTAACTGAGCTtagttaggtacctaagtacataacataatatttaacttacttttctagtaggtaggtaggtaggtacctaatcagATTTAGCGTTTATCTTTCACAGATATAGTAGAGAACGTCTGTGTGACAAAGTTCTAACTAATATAAAATTACGTAAGACTTCATTACAAGCAATCTAATCGCCCCATTCATTTTATGAAAGTTAGCTCTTGGTCTAAATTAGTCTAAAATTATTAACCCTTTGAAACACGATTTGCCTACACAAAATaggttttagattaaataaaagtaaaaatgataattatgtAGTGAGAAACTTTTTTCCAGAATATACCTAAATCAGAttcgtaaaataattattttcatcaatTAAGTTTCTTAAACTTTCgctgaataaattatttaaaaactaaactaCTGCCATCTATTATTAACTAACTATGACACTTTCCACCTTCATACTTCATTACGTAGTGTTCTATGTACTAAGATGTAGTGCAGCTACAAgacactagatggcgctattgACCTAAAACAAAAGCAAAACATTCTTTCTCGTAATTTTCTTTTGTCTTGAATGCagtctaatttaatttatttagaacatcataaataaaaaacttgaatgTTTGTAGACAATATATTGCTCAAACCTCAGTCTAATAACTAAACGAAATAAAAGCTCAAGTATAAAGCATTCTTAAAACAAACAATTTGTAATCTTACATCAATCCGTTACATTACAATCTTAAACAAAAACCATCGAATGTTCAGATGAAAAGCTTCTACAAATTACATGTTGTTTTCCAAATTcagatttttatgaattttaagtaagtatttttaagtAATTGTAAAGCCTAGTgctttattttgatttatttcgaGTCCATGGTGGACATTTGTTCCTTGTGACGGCGGATGGCGTCTTCGTGACGCTTGATCTGGTCCTGATGGAAGGCAATCTCCTTGTTCAAGTGCCCCTTCAAGTTGGCAAGTTGCTCTTTTTGCTGAAAAGAGAAAATAATAGTTCTGAGTCATGCTTTATAATGCTGTGAAGACACTTGAGATGACTAGATGGATTGTATGGCTTATGGTTTAAGACATTTATTTCTctaaattaaccttaaaactATAGATTATTTAAAGTTACTTTATAACCAGTTATAACCACCACTATGTATAGAAAAagtgcatattttttattactctTATTGCTTATATAAAAGGTTCAAAACTAGTTGAGGAAACTATACATTTTGTGGTAAGTTAACtgtaagtaaaattattatttgacaagTGAGaaaggtaaaataaatgttatttacctTCTTGTAGAAGTATTCATCTTCTCTCGCAGCCTCCATCTTGCCGAAGGTACCGCCTGCCTCACGGATGGCACCGCCACCGCCGCCACCCTTGCCCGCTCCGGACCCAGGCTCTCCGGAATACATTCTGGAACATTTGGTAAATTACACATTGTTAATGACACAATggataataatacctatttagtTATCGAAGAGGGAAAACCACATTAAATTAGTAGC
Proteins encoded in this window:
- the LOC135082821 gene encoding ATPase inhibitor mai-2, mitochondrial-like isoform X2, whose protein sequence is MYSGEPGSGAGKGGGGGGAIREAGGTFGKMEAAREDEYFYKKQKEQLANLKGHLNKEIAFHQDQIKRHEDAIRRHKEQMSTMDSK
- the LOC135082821 gene encoding ATPase inhibitor mai-2, mitochondrial-like isoform X1; the encoded protein is MNVIARTRVSILRPLVSVRMYSGEPGSGAGKGGGGGGAIREAGGTFGKMEAAREDEYFYKKQKEQLANLKGHLNKEIAFHQDQIKRHEDAIRRHKEQMSTMDSK